One Pseudomonas sp. FP1742 genomic window carries:
- a CDS encoding DUF1329 domain-containing protein: protein MRKMILQCGALALSLLAANVMAAVSPQEAEKLGTTLTPLGAEKAGNADGSIPAWTGGIPKNAGAVDSKGFLADPFASEKPLFTITAATVDKYKDKLSDGQVAMFKRYPETYKIPVYPTHRTVAVPPEIYESAKRSALNVTSINDGNGLANFTGNRYYAFPIPKNGVEVLWNHITRYHGGNLRRIITQVTPQTNGSYTPIRFEEEIAVPQLMKDLDPDKAANVLTFFKQSVTAPARLAGNVLLVHETLDQVKEPRLAWIYNAGQRRVRRAPQVAYDGPGTAADGLRTSDNFDMFSGAPDRYDWKLIGKKEMYIPYNSYKLDSPSLKYDDVVKAGHINQDLTRYELHRVWEVVGTVKPSERHIYAKRHMYLDEDSWQVALVDHYDGRGQLWRVAEGHAQYYYDHQTPAYTLEALYDIIAGRYIALGMKNEEKHSFEFGFEAKAADYTPSALRAEGVR from the coding sequence ATGCGCAAGATGATTCTGCAATGCGGCGCCCTGGCCCTGAGCCTGTTGGCCGCCAACGTGATGGCGGCGGTCTCGCCGCAAGAAGCTGAAAAGCTCGGCACCACACTCACGCCGCTGGGCGCCGAGAAGGCCGGCAACGCCGATGGCTCGATCCCGGCCTGGACCGGTGGCATCCCGAAAAACGCCGGTGCGGTCGACAGCAAAGGCTTTCTGGCCGACCCGTTCGCCAGTGAAAAACCGCTGTTCACCATCACCGCCGCGACGGTGGATAAATACAAGGACAAGCTCTCGGACGGCCAGGTGGCGATGTTCAAGCGCTACCCGGAGACCTACAAAATTCCGGTCTACCCGACCCACCGGACCGTGGCCGTGCCGCCGGAAATCTACGAGTCGGCCAAACGCAGCGCGCTGAACGTGACCAGCATCAACGACGGTAACGGCCTGGCCAACTTCACTGGCAACCGCTACTACGCGTTCCCGATTCCGAAGAATGGCGTCGAGGTGCTGTGGAACCACATCACCCGTTACCACGGCGGCAACCTGCGACGCATCATCACCCAGGTGACCCCGCAGACCAACGGCAGCTACACGCCGATCCGCTTCGAGGAAGAGATCGCCGTACCGCAACTGATGAAGGACCTGGACCCGGACAAAGCCGCCAACGTGCTGACCTTCTTCAAGCAGTCGGTGACCGCGCCGGCGCGGCTGGCGGGTAACGTATTGCTGGTGCACGAAACCCTCGACCAGGTGAAAGAGCCGCGCCTGGCGTGGATCTACAACGCCGGTCAACGCCGTGTACGTCGTGCGCCGCAAGTGGCCTACGACGGACCGGGCACCGCCGCCGACGGCCTGCGCACCTCGGACAACTTCGACATGTTCTCCGGCGCGCCGGATCGCTACGACTGGAAACTGATCGGCAAAAAGGAAATGTACATTCCCTACAACAGTTACAAACTCGACTCGCCGAGCCTCAAGTACGACGACGTGGTGAAAGCCGGGCACATCAACCAGGACCTGACCCGCTACGAGTTGCACCGGGTTTGGGAAGTGGTCGGCACGGTCAAGCCGAGTGAGCGGCATATCTACGCCAAACGCCACATGTACCTCGACGAAGACAGTTGGCAAGTGGCGCTGGTGGATCACTACGACGGTCGCGGCCAACTGTGGCGAGTGGCCGAAGGTCACGCTCAGTATTATTACGATCACCAGACCCCGGCCTACACTCTCGAAGCGCTCTACGACATCATTGCCGGCCGATACATTGCCCTGGGCATGAAGAACGAAGAGAAGCACAGTTTCGAATTCGGCTTCGAGGCCAAGGCTGCCGACTACACGCCATCGGCCCTGCGCGCCGAGGGCGTCCGGTAA
- a CDS encoding DUF1302 domain-containing protein, translating into MTKTTMRAIFKPQALAAAVALGCCAQAQAVSFNIGEIEGQFDSSLSVGASWGMRDADKSLVGTVNGGTGQSSTGDDGRLNFKKGETFSKIFKGIHDLELKYGDTGVFVRGKYWYDFELKDEDREFKQISDSGRKEGAKSSGAQILDAFVYHNYSIADLPGTVRAGKQVVSWGESTFIGNSINSINPVDVSAFRRPGAEIKEGLIPVNMLFASQGLTDQLTVEGFYQLEWDQTVLDNCGTFFGVDVAADGCNTGYTVGSPAIAPLAPLASAFGQPIQVTREGVIVPRGGDRDARDSGQWGAALRWLGDDTEYGLYFMNYHSRTPTVGTTTAGLSTLARLPGMVSAANRLAPGSGAGLAQSVMLGRGQYYLEYPEDIRLYGASFSTTLPTGTAWTGEISYRPNAPVQVNTNDLTLALLNPIAGGAASPVATRPGADNTGYRRKEITQVQSTLTHFFDQVLGAQRLTLVGEAAVVRVGGLESRSKLRYGRDSVYGQYGFGGDTDGFVTSTSWGYRARAILDYANVIGGINLKPNLSWSHDVAGYGPNGLFNEGAKAISVGVDADYRNTYTASLSYTDFFGGDYNTLTDRDFVALSFGVNF; encoded by the coding sequence CTGGGGCATGCGCGACGCCGACAAGTCGCTGGTGGGCACCGTCAACGGCGGCACCGGCCAGTCTTCGACCGGTGATGACGGACGCCTGAACTTCAAGAAAGGCGAGACCTTCTCCAAGATCTTCAAGGGCATCCACGACCTCGAATTGAAGTACGGCGACACCGGTGTATTCGTCCGTGGCAAGTACTGGTACGACTTCGAGTTGAAGGACGAAGACCGCGAGTTCAAGCAGATCAGCGACAGCGGCCGCAAGGAAGGCGCCAAGTCTTCGGGCGCACAGATTCTCGATGCGTTCGTCTACCACAACTATTCCATTGCCGATCTGCCGGGCACCGTGCGTGCCGGCAAGCAAGTGGTCAGTTGGGGTGAAAGTACCTTCATCGGCAACTCGATCAACAGCATCAACCCGGTCGACGTCTCTGCGTTCCGGCGTCCCGGCGCGGAGATCAAGGAAGGCCTGATACCGGTGAATATGCTGTTCGCCTCCCAGGGCCTGACCGATCAACTCACGGTGGAAGGGTTCTACCAACTGGAGTGGGACCAGACTGTCCTCGACAACTGCGGCACCTTCTTCGGCGTCGATGTGGCAGCGGATGGTTGCAACACCGGTTACACCGTCGGCAGCCCGGCGATTGCCCCGTTGGCACCGCTGGCGTCGGCCTTTGGGCAACCTATCCAGGTCACCCGTGAGGGTGTGATCGTGCCCCGTGGCGGCGACCGCGATGCCCGGGATTCGGGGCAGTGGGGCGCAGCCTTGCGCTGGCTCGGTGACGACACTGAATACGGCCTCTACTTCATGAACTATCACAGTCGCACACCGACCGTCGGCACCACCACCGCCGGGCTGTCCACATTGGCCAGACTGCCGGGTATGGTCAGCGCCGCCAACCGTCTGGCCCCGGGCAGCGGTGCGGGCCTGGCGCAAAGCGTGATGCTCGGGCGTGGTCAGTATTACCTCGAATACCCGGAAGACATTCGTCTGTACGGCGCAAGCTTCTCCACCACCTTGCCCACCGGCACTGCCTGGACCGGCGAAATCAGCTACCGGCCCAACGCGCCCGTGCAGGTCAACACCAACGACCTGACCCTGGCATTGCTCAACCCGATCGCCGGCGGCGCGGCTTCGCCCGTCGCGACCCGGCCAGGTGCCGACAACACCGGTTACCGCCGCAAGGAAATCACCCAGGTGCAAAGCACCCTGACGCACTTTTTCGATCAAGTGCTGGGCGCCCAACGCCTGACCCTGGTCGGTGAAGCGGCGGTGGTACGGGTCGGTGGTCTGGAGTCGCGGAGCAAACTGCGTTACGGCCGTGATTCGGTCTACGGCCAGTACGGCTTCGGTGGCGATACCGACGGCTTCGTTACCTCCACCTCCTGGGGCTACCGCGCCCGGGCGATCCTCGATTACGCCAACGTGATCGGCGGGATCAACCTCAAGCCCAATCTGTCCTGGTCCCATGACGTCGCCGGCTACGGTCCCAACGGGCTGTTCAACGAAGGCGCCAAGGCCATCAGCGTCGGCGTCGATGCCGACTACCGCAACACCTACACCGCGAGCTTGAGTTACACCGACTTTTTCGGCGGGGATTACAACACCCTGACCGACCGCGACTTCGTGGCCTTGAGCTTCGGCGTGAACTTCTGA